In Anabrus simplex isolate iqAnaSimp1 chromosome 4, ASM4041472v1, whole genome shotgun sequence, a single genomic region encodes these proteins:
- the LOC137500590 gene encoding probable cytochrome P450 12a4, mitochondrial, whose product MWPESLGRLLLQVFRNEGQWPVVAFFDSILKYRHELRRDFFKGVVGVIAQGKQWHDFRTTVNPVMMQPRATKFYVGPIDKVAKEFIQRMKDLRDKNGQLPDDFMGHMFRWALESNLGTA is encoded by the exons atgtggccggaatctctAGGACGACTATTATTACAG GTTTTCAGAAACGAGGGACAATGGCCAGTGGTAGCATTCTTCGATTCCATTTTAAAGTATCGACATGAACTGCGACGCGATTTCTTCAAAGGAGTTGTAGGAGTAATCGC CCAAGGAAAACAATGGCACGATTTTAGAACCACCGTTAACCCGGTTATGATGCAACCACGAGCCACCAAGTTTTATGTTGGACCAATAGACAAGGTGGCTAAAGAATTCATTCAGAG AATGAAGGATCTACGAGACAAGAATGGACAGCTGCCTGATGACTTCATGGGTCACATGTTTCGATGGGCATTAGAAT CGAACTTGGggaccgcgtga